From Watersipora subatra chromosome 8, tzWatSuba1.1, whole genome shotgun sequence, a single genomic window includes:
- the LOC137401685 gene encoding uncharacterized protein isoform X2 codes for MASRKTRVKSSMESKHKKELADLLSKYIDSAKGVAELTSLRELLQKTSSARRYKMVLKVRGVSDNTWTVLHAAAHQDDTDTFRCLSQGWTTEQLLIAAKIQTEAGATVMHIGAYHGSFATVRYLLENMEQDQKLELLKLKNKDGATALHRAMSCRKTDMVQLILGSLNSENQMELLSIRNDDGRFVTDLPEYQFQLPLQVTSCVKKLETLEEENKQQKQALSNADRKVETLLKENTKLQQALEKQQLDLEQRVTNQERTKLI; via the exons ATGGCTTCCAGAAAAACACG GGTAAAATCTTCTATGGAATCCAAACATAAAAAAGAGCTTGCGGACTTACTTTCTAAATACATCGACAGCGCAAAAGGCGTAGCAGAGCTAACAAGCTTGAGAGAACTGCTACAGAAAACCTCATCAGCTCGGAGATACAAGATGGTTCTAAAGGTCAGAGGGGTGAGCGATAATACATGGACAGTACTGCATGCAGCTGCACACCAGGATGATACTGATACTTTTAGATGCCTTTCACAAGGATGGACAACTGAACAGTTGTTGATCGCAGCAAAAATACAAACTGAAGCTGGGGCCACAGTCATGCACATCGGGGCGTATCATGGTAGTTTCGCAACTGTTAGATACCTGTTAGAAAACATGGAGCAAGACCAAAAACTTGAGTtactaaaacttaaaaataaagatGGTGCCACTGCGTTGCATCGAGCAATGTCTTGCAGGAAAACAGACATGGTCCAATTAATTCTAGGTTCACTAAATTCGGAAAACCAGATGGAGCTGCTCAGCATACGCAATGATGATGGAAGATTTGTGACAGATTTACCAGAGTACCAATTTCAGTTACCCTTGCAAG TTACTAGTTGTGTAAAGAAGTTGGAAACACTGGAAGAAGAAAACAAGCAGCAAAAACAAG CTTTAAGCAATGCAGACAGAAAAGTGGAAACATTACTAAAGGAAAACACAAAACTTCAGCAAG CACTGGAGAAACAGCAGTTGGACCTTGAGCAAAGAGTCACCAATCAAGAAAGAA CCAAACTAATCTAG